Proteins found in one Serinicoccus marinus DSM 15273 genomic segment:
- a CDS encoding TetR/AcrR family transcriptional regulator has product MSRRRRGTRDSPPPRDRRLRLPRDERRAQLLGAAQEAFAESGYHATAMDDIAVRAGVSKPVLYQHFSSKLDLYLAVAESVSDEVVRTIDSALDTGQTNHARISGCLSRFFEFVESPSSGYSVLFQSDMASEPAVSAIVERTRRACGESMGRVLAEETDLSWDECVLLGTAMAGMAQAAALSWYSRRDTMARERVLELLSTIAWRGWGAVPPRTTSVAQG; this is encoded by the coding sequence ATGTCTCGAAGAAGGAGAGGGACCCGTGACAGCCCCCCGCCCCGTGACCGCAGGCTGCGCCTGCCCCGCGACGAACGCCGTGCCCAGCTCCTCGGTGCTGCCCAGGAGGCCTTCGCCGAGTCCGGCTACCACGCGACCGCGATGGACGACATCGCCGTCCGTGCCGGCGTGAGCAAGCCCGTGCTCTACCAGCACTTCAGCAGCAAGCTCGACCTCTACCTCGCCGTCGCGGAGTCGGTGTCGGACGAGGTCGTACGCACCATCGACAGCGCCCTCGACACGGGTCAGACCAACCACGCCCGCATCTCGGGGTGCCTCAGCCGGTTCTTCGAGTTCGTCGAGTCGCCCTCGTCGGGTTACTCGGTCCTCTTCCAGTCGGACATGGCGTCCGAGCCCGCGGTGTCGGCCATCGTCGAGCGGACCCGCCGGGCGTGCGGCGAGTCCATGGGACGGGTCCTGGCCGAGGAGACGGACCTGTCGTGGGACGAGTGCGTCCTGCTGGGCACCGCCATGGCCGGTATGGCCCAGGCGGCGGCGCTGAGCTGGTACAGCCGCCGCGACACGATGGCCCGCGAGCGCGTGCTCGAGCTGCTCTCGACCATCGCGTGGCGCGGCTGGGGCGCGGTCCCCCCACGGACGACGTCCGTCGCCCAGGGCTAG
- a CDS encoding DUF3107 domain-containing protein, protein MEVRIGVRDVGREVTFESAQTPEAVRQAVTEALTTQAPVVELQDDKGRTVIVPTTTLAYVEIGAQDKGRVGFGSH, encoded by the coding sequence GTGGAGGTCCGCATCGGTGTCCGTGACGTCGGGCGCGAGGTCACGTTCGAGTCCGCCCAGACCCCGGAGGCGGTCCGCCAGGCCGTGACCGAGGCTCTCACCACCCAGGCTCCGGTCGTGGAGCTGCAGGACGACAAGGGACGGACCGTCATCGTCCCCACCACGACCCTCGCCTACGTCGAGATCGGGGCGCAGGACAAGGGTCGGGTCGGCTTCGGGAGCCACTGA
- a CDS encoding GlsB/YeaQ/YmgE family stress response membrane protein — protein MITTIIVALIVGCIVGPLARLILPGKQNISVPMTILLGAVGSLLGSFVGARFLGTSGAQFSFWGLILGTIFAIVAVLVYGAITGRKAVS, from the coding sequence ATGATCACGACCATCATCGTCGCACTCATCGTCGGCTGCATCGTCGGCCCGCTCGCCCGGCTCATCCTGCCGGGCAAGCAGAACATCTCCGTCCCCATGACCATCCTGCTGGGCGCCGTCGGCTCGTTGCTCGGTTCCTTCGTGGGAGCGCGGTTCCTCGGCACCAGCGGCGCGCAGTTCAGCTTCTGGGGTCTCATCCTCGGCACGATCTTCGCCATCGTCGCCGTGCTGGTCTACGGCGCCATCACCGGCCGCAAGGCGGTCAGCTGA
- a CDS encoding PHP domain-containing protein: MPRLSPTARVDLHTHSTHSDGTQTPGDLVREAAATGLDVLGLTDHDAVSGWEEADRAGREHGVVVVPGVEISCSWQGRSVHLLAYLPDPGDEALSAELARTRESRTGRLRRMVRRLESAGYPVTWEEVLAQAGDVRSLGRPHIADVLVRQGSFPDRDAAFADVLHSRSSFHVAHYAPSPTAAIELVRAAGGAPVLAHPFAAARGHTLPETLLEELAATGLAGIEVEHRDHTPQDRDRAARLARRLDLLPTGSSDYHGSGKPNRLGEHTTSVEVLRALLEQTAGQLLGASP, encoded by the coding sequence ATGCCGCGCCTCTCGCCGACCGCCCGGGTCGACCTGCACACGCACTCGACCCACAGCGACGGCACGCAGACGCCCGGCGACCTGGTGCGGGAAGCGGCGGCGACCGGGCTGGACGTCCTGGGACTGACCGACCACGATGCCGTGTCCGGCTGGGAGGAGGCTGACCGCGCCGGCCGCGAGCACGGCGTGGTGGTGGTGCCGGGGGTGGAGATCTCCTGCAGCTGGCAAGGACGGTCGGTGCACCTCCTGGCCTACCTGCCCGACCCGGGCGACGAGGCGTTGTCCGCCGAGCTGGCGCGGACCCGGGAGAGCCGCACGGGTCGGCTTCGTCGCATGGTGCGGCGGCTGGAGTCCGCCGGTTACCCGGTGACCTGGGAGGAGGTGCTGGCGCAGGCGGGCGACGTGCGCTCGCTGGGCCGGCCGCACATCGCCGACGTCCTCGTGCGCCAGGGCAGCTTCCCGGACCGGGACGCCGCCTTCGCGGACGTGCTGCACTCGCGCAGCAGCTTCCACGTGGCGCACTACGCACCGTCCCCGACGGCGGCCATCGAGCTGGTGCGGGCCGCGGGTGGCGCCCCGGTGCTGGCGCACCCCTTCGCCGCCGCGCGCGGGCATACCCTGCCGGAGACGCTGCTGGAGGAGCTGGCTGCGACAGGGCTCGCCGGGATCGAGGTGGAGCACCGCGACCACACGCCGCAGGACCGCGACCGGGCGGCTCGCCTCGCCCGGCGGCTCGACCTCCTGCCGACCGGGTCCAGCGACTACCACGGCAGCGGCAAGCCCAACCGGCTCGGGGAGCACACCACCTCGGTGGAGGTGCTGCGTGCGCTCCTGGAGCAGACCGCGGGTCAGCTCCTCGGGGCGTCCCCCTGA
- a CDS encoding DcrB-related protein, with amino-acid sequence MTTTRASLRTAGAASLLAVLSLAACADEEPVNEPPATSSATEESAASEEPSGDDAEQTTAADESTQTEEAAATSEPEEPEELELGATDDTFTVTLPGTWEDATATAQDQTEATVLAGRDAERVDDFYTNVVITQEEYVGNLTSAVEQAAEDLAGEDGEYELLEPAEVDGNRAPGYTLVREVQDATVHQTQRWVSHEGTLYVVTFSAVESQAEDAAPVLDDMLASWTWTD; translated from the coding sequence ATGACCACGACCCGAGCCTCCCTGCGCACCGCCGGAGCCGCGAGCCTGCTGGCGGTGCTGTCGCTCGCCGCGTGCGCCGACGAGGAGCCGGTGAACGAGCCCCCGGCGACGAGCAGCGCGACCGAGGAGTCGGCCGCCAGCGAGGAGCCCAGCGGCGACGACGCCGAGCAGACCACCGCGGCGGACGAGTCGACCCAGACCGAGGAGGCCGCCGCCACCAGCGAGCCGGAGGAGCCCGAGGAGTTGGAGCTCGGCGCCACCGACGACACCTTCACGGTCACGCTACCCGGGACGTGGGAGGACGCCACGGCCACCGCCCAGGACCAGACCGAGGCCACGGTGCTCGCCGGCCGCGACGCCGAGCGGGTCGACGACTTCTACACCAACGTGGTCATCACGCAGGAGGAGTACGTCGGCAACCTCACCTCCGCCGTCGAGCAGGCCGCGGAGGACCTCGCCGGGGAGGACGGCGAGTACGAGCTGCTCGAGCCCGCCGAGGTCGACGGCAACCGGGCTCCCGGCTACACCCTGGTGCGCGAGGTGCAGGACGCGACGGTCCACCAGACCCAGCGGTGGGTGTCGCACGAGGGCACGCTCTACGTCGTGACCTTCTCGGCGGTCGAGAGCCAGGCCGAGGACGCCGCGCCGGTGCTGGACGACATGCTCGCCAGCTGGACCTGGACCGACTGA
- a CDS encoding threonine/serine ThrE exporter family protein yields the protein MSDQSPYTSMPGIVTGPQRIGRPQLIPAARLGRQLKYQAVRVVRSSSPPTTAIGTSIAADEATQRHARAVCDLALRVGEALLSTGASAADCVAAVLRLGQAYGISSMHIDITYTSIAVSVHRGVDEDSLTVMRVIPDRSPDYTRLQAVQRHIDDIERSAQESGVPTMEVDAARTRLVDLLSSPHPYRRWVVTLGAAIMSVGVVMLYGAGPVMWAVAALSAALVDRVQRLLYIWGIAAFFTQVLSAAIPAGIALVMYSIGRESPSVVVISGIVVLLAGLSVLGAAQDAIDGYYVTAGARGLEVMMMTLGIAIGVALVLGIARWFGVSMEAAPFVALGGTPLISTLGAALIALGFCLSTYSGVRVIGLSIVIASGAWLVLEGALYLGLATPAGVGVAAAVVGALAFASFKVLRVPEDAIATAGIVSLLPGLAVYRALYLIMENDPGSVPMAVLNFVSAVATGLGLAAGLAIGSFAARRKFGLDPAALRARRRSRGTYVAGA from the coding sequence ATGAGCGACCAGTCCCCCTACACGAGCATGCCCGGCATCGTCACCGGACCGCAGCGGATCGGGCGTCCGCAGCTGATCCCGGCGGCCCGCCTCGGTCGGCAGCTGAAGTACCAGGCGGTGCGCGTGGTGCGCTCCAGCTCGCCGCCCACCACCGCCATCGGCACGTCGATCGCGGCGGACGAGGCGACCCAGCGGCATGCTCGGGCGGTCTGCGACCTGGCGCTGCGGGTGGGGGAGGCACTGCTGTCCACCGGCGCCTCGGCGGCGGACTGCGTCGCGGCGGTCCTGCGGCTCGGGCAGGCCTACGGCATCAGCTCGATGCACATCGACATCACCTACACCTCGATCGCGGTCTCGGTGCACCGCGGCGTCGACGAGGACTCGCTCACCGTGATGCGGGTCATCCCCGACCGTTCGCCGGACTACACCCGGCTGCAGGCCGTCCAGCGGCACATCGACGACATCGAGCGCTCCGCGCAGGAGTCCGGGGTGCCGACGATGGAGGTGGATGCGGCCCGGACCAGGCTCGTGGACCTGCTCTCCTCGCCGCACCCCTACCGTCGCTGGGTGGTCACCCTCGGGGCGGCCATCATGTCCGTCGGGGTCGTCATGCTCTACGGCGCGGGACCGGTCATGTGGGCGGTCGCCGCCCTTTCCGCGGCGCTGGTCGACCGGGTCCAGCGGTTGCTCTACATCTGGGGGATCGCGGCCTTCTTCACCCAGGTGCTGAGCGCGGCGATCCCGGCCGGCATCGCCCTGGTGATGTACAGCATCGGCCGGGAGAGCCCTTCGGTCGTGGTGATCTCGGGGATCGTCGTGCTGCTCGCCGGGCTGAGCGTGCTCGGCGCGGCGCAGGACGCCATCGACGGCTACTACGTCACGGCCGGTGCCCGCGGTCTCGAGGTGATGATGATGACGCTCGGCATCGCGATCGGGGTGGCCCTCGTGCTCGGCATCGCCCGATGGTTCGGGGTCTCGATGGAGGCCGCGCCCTTCGTGGCCCTCGGTGGCACCCCACTCATCTCGACCCTCGGCGCCGCGCTCATCGCTCTCGGCTTCTGCCTCAGCACCTACTCCGGCGTGCGGGTCATCGGGCTGAGCATCGTCATCGCCTCGGGTGCCTGGCTGGTGCTGGAAGGAGCCCTCTACCTGGGCCTGGCCACGCCGGCCGGGGTCGGCGTGGCCGCGGCGGTCGTAGGGGCGCTCGCCTTCGCGTCGTTCAAGGTCCTCCGGGTGCCCGAGGACGCCATCGCCACGGCGGGGATCGTCTCGCTGCTGCCCGGGCTCGCGGTCTACCGCGCGCTCTACCTCATCATGGAGAACGACCCCGGGAGCGTCCCCATGGCGGTGCTCAACTTCGTCAGCGCGGTGGCCACCGGCCTCGGTCTGGCCGCGGGCCTAGCCATCGGCAGCTTCGCCGCGCGGCGCAAGTTCGGCCTCGACCCGGCGGCCCTGCGGGCACGCCGCCGCTCCCGCGGGACCTACGTCGCCGGAGCCTGA
- a CDS encoding general stress protein has protein sequence MSTPTGSPRPMARPTLDLDYPKSIAVYDRYEQAQEAVDYLSDQEFPVQQVLIVGTDLKQVERVTGRLTTGRVALGGALSGVWLGLFVGLVFALFAGPGDTLLTIGWTALFGAVFGLVWGLIGYAFTRGRRDFTSVTQVVATRYEVLTEHKLVEQAKDLLGSRLT, from the coding sequence GTGAGCACTCCCACCGGTTCCCCGCGCCCCATGGCGCGCCCCACGCTCGACCTCGACTACCCGAAGAGCATCGCCGTCTACGACCGCTACGAGCAGGCACAGGAGGCCGTGGACTACCTCTCCGACCAGGAGTTCCCGGTCCAGCAGGTGCTCATCGTCGGCACCGACCTCAAGCAGGTCGAGCGGGTGACCGGACGCCTGACGACCGGCCGGGTCGCGCTGGGCGGCGCGCTGTCCGGGGTGTGGCTCGGGCTCTTCGTCGGCCTCGTCTTCGCCCTCTTCGCCGGTCCGGGCGACACGCTGCTCACGATCGGCTGGACGGCGCTCTTCGGTGCCGTCTTCGGCCTGGTCTGGGGTCTGATCGGGTATGCCTTCACCCGCGGGCGGCGCGACTTCACCTCGGTCACCCAGGTCGTAGCGACCCGCTACGAGGTCCTCACCGAGCACAAGCTCGTCGAGCAGGCCAAGGACCTGCTGGGGTCCAGGCTCACCTGA
- a CDS encoding DUF1003 domain-containing protein: MSEPTRHTARSRGGSRRGEETKGARLDQPLAKQSRWMPQARMDPESFGAFAERFARFMGTARFLVWMTLFVLLWIAWNTVLPAGARFDPYAFIFLTLMLSLQASYAAPLILLAQNRQDDRDKVQMEQDRSRDERTQADTEFLTREVAALRLAMRDVATRDFVRSELRDVLEELREQDAVAEDAADPSASGPDRRPPRD, encoded by the coding sequence ATGTCTGAGCCGACCCGACACACGGCGCGCTCCCGCGGTGGCTCGCGGCGGGGCGAGGAGACCAAGGGCGCGCGGCTGGACCAGCCCCTGGCGAAGCAGTCGCGCTGGATGCCGCAGGCCCGCATGGACCCGGAGAGCTTCGGGGCCTTCGCGGAGCGTTTCGCCCGCTTCATGGGCACCGCGCGGTTCCTCGTGTGGATGACCCTCTTCGTGCTGCTCTGGATCGCGTGGAACACGGTCCTGCCGGCCGGGGCCCGCTTCGACCCCTACGCCTTCATCTTCCTCACCCTCATGCTCAGCCTGCAGGCCTCCTACGCCGCGCCGCTGATCCTGCTCGCGCAGAACCGGCAGGACGACCGCGACAAGGTGCAGATGGAGCAGGACCGCTCCCGCGACGAGCGCACCCAGGCGGACACCGAGTTCCTCACCCGGGAGGTGGCCGCCCTCCGGCTGGCGATGCGCGACGTGGCGACCCGTGACTTCGTGCGCTCCGAGCTGCGGGACGTGCTGGAGGAGCTGCGGGAGCAGGACGCGGTCGCCGAGGACGCCGCCGACCCGTCCGCGTCGGGGCCTGACCGGCGACCTCCTCGCGACTGA
- a CDS encoding Mrp/NBP35 family ATP-binding protein, translated as MPAPSTDALHAALARVNDPEIKKPITELGMLEAVDVTDEGHVQVTVLLTVPGCPLKDTITRDVTAAVTEVEHVTGVDVRLGVMSDEQRGALRDQLRGGQAEREIPFAQPDSLTTVYAVASGKGGVGKSSVTVNLAVAMAAEGLRVGVVDADIYGFSVPRMMGVTQPPTQVDDMILPPVAEPSGVKVISIGMFVPGNQPVVWRGPMLHRAMQQFLADVYWGDLDVLLLDLPPGTGDIAISVAQLLPSSELLVVTTPQQAAAEVAERAGAIALQTHQRLAGVIENMSWLELPDGTRTELFGSGGGQAVADSLSRSIGAQVPLLGQVPLDVALREGGDLGSPVVAAEGQQDSPAATALRSVARQLARRGRGLAGRKLGITPTARV; from the coding sequence ATGCCCGCCCCCAGCACCGACGCCCTGCACGCTGCCCTCGCCCGGGTCAACGACCCGGAGATCAAGAAGCCGATCACCGAGCTCGGCATGCTCGAGGCGGTCGACGTCACCGACGAGGGCCACGTCCAGGTGACCGTGCTGCTCACCGTCCCGGGGTGCCCGCTCAAGGACACCATCACGCGGGACGTCACCGCCGCCGTGACCGAGGTCGAGCACGTCACCGGTGTCGACGTCCGGCTCGGGGTCATGAGCGACGAGCAGCGCGGGGCGCTGCGTGACCAGCTGCGCGGCGGGCAGGCGGAGCGGGAGATCCCCTTCGCGCAGCCCGACTCGCTGACGACGGTGTATGCCGTCGCCTCCGGCAAGGGCGGCGTCGGGAAGTCCTCGGTCACCGTCAACCTGGCGGTGGCGATGGCCGCCGAAGGGCTCCGGGTCGGGGTCGTGGACGCCGACATCTACGGCTTCTCGGTCCCCCGGATGATGGGCGTCACCCAGCCGCCGACCCAGGTCGACGACATGATCCTGCCCCCCGTGGCCGAGCCGAGCGGGGTCAAGGTCATCTCGATCGGGATGTTCGTCCCCGGCAACCAGCCGGTGGTGTGGCGCGGGCCGATGCTGCACCGGGCGATGCAGCAGTTCCTCGCCGACGTCTACTGGGGCGATCTGGACGTGCTCCTTCTCGACCTCCCGCCCGGCACCGGCGACATCGCCATCAGCGTCGCCCAGCTGCTCCCGAGCAGCGAGCTGCTCGTCGTCACCACCCCGCAGCAGGCCGCCGCCGAGGTGGCCGAGCGGGCCGGTGCCATCGCGCTGCAGACCCACCAGCGCCTCGCCGGGGTGATCGAGAACATGTCCTGGCTGGAGCTGCCGGACGGCACCCGCACCGAGCTCTTCGGCAGCGGCGGCGGCCAGGCGGTCGCCGACTCGCTGTCCCGCTCGATCGGCGCGCAGGTGCCGCTGCTGGGGCAGGTACCCCTGGACGTCGCGCTGCGCGAGGGCGGCGACCTGGGGTCGCCGGTGGTGGCCGCCGAGGGTCAGCAGGACTCCCCCGCAGCGACCGCGCTGCGCAGCGTGGCGCGGCAGCTGGCCCGCCGTGGTCGCGGTCTGGCGGGCCGCAAGCTCGGCATCACGCCCACCGCGCGCGTCTAG
- a CDS encoding S1C family serine protease, producing MSGRRSLAPVVVVAVLGGLLGGMGGAVLADRLDTTSVPEEQVPAAESASVDDEAAAPAPPVEADGTISGLSQAVLPSVALISIGEDGELGLGSGFVVREDGYLLTNHHVIKVAGEDDPIVVELPGEEPMDAELVGSEQAYDIAVLRVDRTDLAPLAFADSDTLRVGQTVVAVGAPLGLDSTVTSGIVSAKDRPVVAGETQESTSYISAIQTDAAINPGNSGGPLLDLSGQVVGVNSAIAQVPQAAGFGGPSGSIGLGFAVPAEQADRTATQLIETGTSEHPVMGVLVDLTYTGDGARVLEEAAGEDPPVVPGGPADLAGIRPGDVILAVDGMTIRDSQQLIVVLRSYAVGDTVELEIRDGDDGSRTVEVTLAGSGG from the coding sequence ATGAGCGGTCGTCGCAGCCTCGCCCCCGTGGTGGTCGTCGCCGTGCTGGGTGGTCTGCTCGGGGGGATGGGTGGTGCGGTCCTGGCCGACCGGCTGGACACCACGAGCGTGCCGGAGGAGCAGGTGCCGGCGGCAGAGTCTGCCTCGGTCGACGACGAGGCGGCAGCCCCAGCGCCACCGGTGGAGGCCGACGGCACGATCAGCGGGCTCTCGCAGGCCGTGCTGCCCAGCGTCGCGCTCATCTCCATCGGCGAGGACGGCGAGCTGGGGCTGGGCTCGGGCTTCGTCGTCCGGGAGGACGGCTACCTGCTCACCAACCACCACGTGATCAAGGTCGCCGGCGAGGACGACCCCATCGTCGTCGAGCTGCCCGGCGAGGAGCCGATGGACGCCGAGCTGGTGGGCTCCGAGCAGGCCTACGACATCGCCGTGCTCCGCGTGGACCGCACCGACCTGGCCCCGCTCGCCTTCGCCGACTCCGACACCCTCCGGGTCGGCCAGACCGTCGTCGCCGTCGGCGCCCCGCTGGGGCTCGACAGCACCGTCACCAGCGGCATCGTCTCGGCCAAGGACCGGCCGGTGGTGGCCGGGGAGACGCAGGAGAGCACGAGCTACATCAGCGCCATCCAGACCGACGCCGCCATCAACCCGGGCAACTCCGGCGGCCCCCTGCTGGACCTCTCCGGGCAGGTGGTCGGCGTCAACTCGGCGATCGCCCAGGTGCCGCAGGCTGCCGGTTTCGGCGGGCCCTCCGGCAGCATCGGGCTCGGCTTCGCGGTCCCCGCCGAGCAGGCCGACCGGACCGCGACCCAGCTCATCGAGACCGGGACCAGCGAGCACCCGGTCATGGGCGTCCTGGTCGACCTCACGTATACCGGCGACGGCGCCCGGGTGCTCGAGGAGGCCGCCGGCGAGGACCCGCCAGTCGTGCCCGGGGGGCCGGCCGACCTGGCCGGGATCCGGCCGGGAGACGTCATCCTCGCCGTCGACGGGATGACGATCCGTGACTCGCAGCAGCTCATCGTGGTGCTCCGGTCCTACGCGGTCGGAGACACCGTCGAGCTGGAGATCCGGGACGGGGACGACGGCAGCCGCACCGTCGAGGTCACCCTCGCCGGCTCGGGCGGGTAG
- the sigE gene encoding RNA polymerase sigma factor SigE, translating to MSASDWVPPSWEEIVREHSPRVYRLAYRLTGDPHEAEDLTQDVFVRVFRSLDSFRPGTFEGWLHRITTNLFLDKVRRRQRIRFDALTDELSARLPLCASGTDPEQVYAMTHLDGDIQEALNALPPQFRAAVVLADIEGYSYEEVAQTLGVKMGTVRSRIHRGRALLRQSLAHRRPSRGHSQGGAALGRPAAALG from the coding sequence ATGTCGGCGTCAGACTGGGTCCCCCCGAGCTGGGAGGAGATCGTCCGCGAGCACTCGCCCCGCGTCTACCGGCTCGCCTACCGGCTGACCGGCGACCCGCACGAGGCGGAGGATCTCACCCAGGACGTCTTCGTGCGCGTCTTCCGCTCGTTGGACTCCTTCCGCCCCGGCACCTTCGAGGGGTGGTTGCACCGGATCACGACCAACCTCTTCCTCGACAAGGTGCGCCGTCGGCAGCGGATCCGGTTCGACGCGCTCACCGACGAGCTGTCCGCCCGCCTGCCGCTGTGCGCCTCGGGCACCGACCCGGAGCAGGTCTACGCCATGACGCACCTGGACGGCGACATCCAGGAGGCGCTGAACGCCCTGCCGCCGCAGTTCCGGGCCGCGGTGGTGCTCGCGGACATCGAGGGCTACTCCTACGAGGAGGTCGCGCAGACGCTGGGGGTCAAGATGGGCACCGTCCGGTCGCGGATCCACCGCGGGCGCGCACTGCTGCGCCAGTCGCTGGCCCACCGCCGCCCCAGCCGCGGCCACAGCCAGGGCGGCGCGGCCCTCGGGCGCCCGGCCGCCGCGCTGGGCTGA
- a CDS encoding O-methyltransferase has product MAAPKASSIAYAEDFIAPHPVIESAQRRGEELGATPLGNGAGATLRLLAAAVRAAHVVEVGTGAGSSGLWLLQGMPRDGILTTIDSDPEHQRAAREAYSAAGIPPQRTRVISGDAAAVLGRLTDGAYDLVLVDADKDGYPVYVEAALRLLRPGGLLVLDNMLWHDKVADPAARDEITTVLRDLGKSLREEEGLVPALLPVGDGLFVAVKR; this is encoded by the coding sequence ATGGCAGCACCCAAGGCCTCCTCGATCGCCTACGCCGAGGACTTCATCGCACCCCACCCGGTCATCGAGTCCGCGCAGCGACGCGGCGAGGAGCTCGGGGCCACCCCGCTCGGCAACGGCGCGGGGGCGACCTTGCGGCTGCTCGCGGCGGCCGTGCGCGCCGCGCACGTGGTGGAGGTGGGGACCGGCGCGGGAAGCTCCGGTCTGTGGCTGCTGCAGGGTATGCCCCGCGACGGCATCCTCACCACGATCGACAGCGACCCGGAGCACCAGCGGGCGGCTCGCGAGGCCTACTCCGCCGCCGGTATCCCGCCGCAGCGGACCCGGGTGATCAGCGGGGACGCCGCCGCCGTGCTGGGCCGGCTGACCGACGGGGCCTACGACCTCGTGCTCGTCGACGCCGACAAGGACGGCTACCCGGTCTACGTCGAGGCGGCGCTGCGCCTGCTGCGCCCCGGGGGCCTGCTGGTGCTGGACAACATGCTCTGGCACGACAAGGTGGCCGACCCGGCGGCGCGGGACGAGATCACGACCGTCCTGCGGGACCTCGGCAAGTCGCTGCGCGAGGAGGAGGGGCTGGTCCCGGCGCTGCTGCCGGTGGGTGACGGGCTGTTCGTCGCGGTCAAGCGCTGA
- a CDS encoding DUF3117 domain-containing protein codes for MAAMKPRTGDGPLEVTKEGRGIVLRMPLEGGGRLVVEMNAEEAGALGQAIQDCVG; via the coding sequence ATGGCAGCAATGAAGCCTCGCACCGGAGATGGTCCGCTGGAAGTCACCAAGGAGGGCCGCGGCATCGTCCTGCGGATGCCTCTGGAGGGTGGCGGGCGCCTGGTCGTCGAGATGAACGCCGAGGAGGCAGGGGCCCTCGGCCAGGCCATCCAGGACTGCGTGGGCTGA
- a CDS encoding PaaX family transcriptional regulator C-terminal domain-containing protein: MQARSAVVDLFGDHLRRRGWWAPVSAILTLTGTVEVAAPATRTAISRLAAQGWLEPRTETGSRGYVASARAQDRWHRAHERIYASSAPPWDGRWHVVHVDSGGDRRRREQVAATLAYLGYGRLGGGGWVSPRPSPELAASLAPLEIGWVAVHGALDPVQDGSLLAARVWDLEGIAAQHRRFEAGLPAVAEVAGAGPEQSYRDRTLLVHEWRRFLFRDPELPRQVLPADWPGHRSRERFLELARALAPAADRHVDEVLGPPTG; the protein is encoded by the coding sequence GTGCAAGCCCGCTCCGCCGTCGTCGACCTCTTCGGCGACCACCTGCGACGACGTGGCTGGTGGGCGCCCGTCTCGGCCATCCTCACGCTCACCGGGACGGTCGAGGTGGCGGCCCCCGCCACGCGCACCGCGATCTCCCGGCTGGCGGCGCAGGGCTGGCTCGAGCCGCGCACCGAGACCGGATCCCGGGGGTATGTCGCGAGCGCCCGCGCGCAGGACCGCTGGCACCGCGCGCACGAGCGCATCTACGCCAGCTCGGCCCCGCCGTGGGACGGCCGCTGGCACGTCGTGCACGTGGACAGCGGGGGAGACCGGAGGCGTCGTGAGCAGGTGGCGGCGACCCTGGCCTACCTCGGCTACGGCCGGCTGGGCGGGGGCGGCTGGGTCAGCCCGCGGCCGAGCCCCGAGCTCGCGGCCTCGCTCGCCCCGCTCGAGATCGGCTGGGTCGCCGTGCACGGCGCGCTGGACCCGGTGCAGGACGGCTCCCTGCTCGCCGCGCGCGTCTGGGACCTCGAGGGGATCGCCGCGCAGCACCGCCGCTTCGAGGCGGGCCTGCCCGCCGTGGCGGAGGTCGCGGGCGCCGGACCGGAGCAGTCCTACCGCGACCGCACGCTCCTGGTGCACGAGTGGCGGCGGTTCCTCTTCCGCGACCCGGAGCTGCCGCGGCAGGTCCTGCCGGCGGACTGGCCCGGGCACCGGTCGCGGGAGCGATTCCTGGAGCTGGCCCGGGCGCTGGCCCCGGCGGCCGACCGTCACGTGGACGAGGTGCTGGGTCCTCCCACCGGTTAG